The Cronobacter sakazakii genome has a window encoding:
- a CDS encoding MIP/aquaporin family protein, with protein sequence MSQTSTLKGECIAEFLGTGLLIFFGVGCVAALKVAGASFGQWEISIIWGLGVAMAIYLTAGVSGAHLNPAVTIALWLFACFDGRKVVPFIISQFAGAFCAAALVYGLYYNLFLDYEQTHHMVRGSVESLDLAGIFSTYPNPHINLVQAFAVEMIITAILMGVILALTDDGNGIPRGPLAPLLIGLLIAVIGASMGPLTGFAMNPARDLGPKAFAWLAGWGNVAFTGGRDIPYFLVPALGPVVGAALGAFGYRKLIGRHLPCDTCEPEADKPSVSSAQQKASL encoded by the coding sequence ATGAGTCAAACATCAACCTTAAAAGGCGAGTGCATCGCCGAATTCCTCGGTACCGGGTTGTTGATTTTCTTCGGTGTGGGCTGCGTGGCGGCGCTGAAAGTGGCAGGAGCCAGTTTCGGTCAGTGGGAAATCAGCATCATCTGGGGTCTGGGCGTGGCGATGGCCATCTACCTGACCGCAGGCGTTTCCGGCGCGCATCTTAACCCGGCGGTAACCATCGCGTTGTGGCTGTTTGCCTGTTTCGACGGGCGCAAAGTGGTTCCTTTTATTATTTCTCAGTTTGCCGGCGCCTTTTGCGCAGCGGCGTTAGTTTACGGGCTTTACTACAATCTCTTCCTCGATTACGAACAGACTCACCACATGGTTCGCGGCAGCGTCGAAAGTCTCGATCTGGCCGGTATTTTCTCGACTTATCCAAACCCGCACATCAACCTGGTGCAGGCGTTTGCGGTTGAAATGATCATTACCGCCATTCTGATGGGCGTTATCCTGGCGCTGACCGACGACGGCAACGGCATTCCGCGCGGCCCGCTGGCGCCGCTGCTGATTGGCCTGCTGATTGCGGTTATTGGCGCGTCAATGGGCCCGCTCACCGGCTTCGCCATGAACCCGGCGCGCGATTTAGGACCGAAGGCGTTCGCATGGCTCGCAGGCTGGGGTAACGTGGCCTTTACCGGCGGGCGTGACATTCCTTACTTCCTGGTGCCGGCCCTCGGCCCGGTCGTCGGCGCGGCACTTGGCGCGTTTGGCTATCGCAAACTGATTGGCCGCCATTTACCGTGCGACACCTGCGAGCCAGAAGCGGATAAACCTTCTGTCAGCAGCGCACAACAGAAAGCTTCGCTGTAA
- the zapB gene encoding septal ring assembly protein ZapB: protein MSFEVFEKLEAKVQQAVDTITLLQMEIEELKDKNNQLAQEVQNAQGSREALEQENHQLREQQHVWQERLQALLGKMEEV from the coding sequence ATGTCATTTGAAGTGTTTGAGAAACTGGAAGCCAAAGTTCAGCAGGCTGTTGATACTATCACCCTGCTGCAGATGGAAATCGAAGAGCTGAAAGACAAGAACAACCAACTTGCTCAGGAAGTTCAGAACGCCCAGGGTAGCCGCGAAGCGCTGGAGCAGGAAAACCACCAGCTGCGTGAACAGCAGCATGTCTGGCAGGAACGCCTGCAGGCGCTGCTGGGAAAAATGGAAGAAGTGTGA
- the rraA gene encoding ribonuclease E activity regulator RraA produces the protein MKYDTSELCDIYQEEVNVVEPLFSNFGGRSSFGGQIITVKCFEDNGLLYELLEENGRGRVLLVDGGGSVRRALIDAELARLAVQNEWEGLVVYGAVRQVDDLAELDVGIQALAAIPVGAAGEGIGESDVRVNFGGVTFFSGDHLYADNTGIILSEDPLDIE, from the coding sequence ATGAAATACGATACTTCTGAGCTTTGTGACATCTACCAGGAAGAGGTCAACGTTGTGGAGCCTCTGTTCTCCAACTTCGGCGGTCGCTCTTCTTTTGGCGGGCAAATCATCACGGTGAAATGTTTCGAGGACAACGGGTTGCTGTATGAGCTGCTCGAAGAAAATGGCCGCGGACGCGTTTTACTGGTAGATGGCGGCGGTTCGGTACGCCGCGCCCTGATTGATGCGGAACTGGCGCGCCTTGCGGTGCAGAATGAATGGGAAGGGCTTGTCGTCTACGGCGCGGTGCGTCAGGTGGACGATCTGGCGGAGCTGGATGTCGGCATCCAGGCGCTGGCGGCGATCCCGGTGGGCGCTGCGGGCGAAGGCATCGGCGAAAGCGACGTGCGCGTCAATTTCGGCGGCGTGACCTTCTTCTCCGGCGATCATCTTTACGCCGACAATACCGGTATTATCCTTTCTGAAGATCCGCTGGATATCGAGTAA
- the menA gene encoding 1,4-dihydroxy-2-naphthoate polyprenyltransferase, with protein sequence MNTSTHAVNRTQAWLESLRPRTLPLAFSAILVGSALAGWQGYFDPVITLLALLTAGLLQILSNLANDYGDAVKGSDQPDRLGPLRGMQKGAITTPQMKRAIQLTVALICVSGLALVYVACHSMADVLGFLALGALSILAAITYTVGTRPYGYMGLGDVSVLIFFGWLSVLGSWYLQAHTLIAPVWLPATACGLLAAAVLNINNLRDIDSDRRNGKNTLAVRLGPVVARRYHVALLVGALVCLAVFNLLWLHSLWGWLFLLASPLLARQARFVLRETEPAAMRPMLERTVKAALLVNLLFIIGLIVSQQLR encoded by the coding sequence ATGAATACATCGACACACGCAGTAAATCGCACTCAGGCCTGGCTTGAAAGCCTGCGGCCACGCACGCTGCCGCTGGCGTTTTCCGCCATTCTCGTCGGCAGCGCGCTTGCCGGCTGGCAGGGCTATTTCGACCCCGTGATTACGCTGCTGGCGCTGCTGACCGCCGGGCTGCTGCAAATTCTCTCCAACCTGGCCAACGATTATGGCGACGCCGTCAAAGGCAGCGACCAGCCGGACCGCCTCGGCCCGCTGCGCGGCATGCAGAAAGGCGCGATTACCACACCGCAGATGAAACGCGCCATTCAGCTCACCGTGGCGCTGATTTGCGTGTCCGGGCTGGCGCTGGTCTATGTCGCCTGTCACAGCATGGCCGACGTGCTCGGGTTCCTGGCGCTTGGCGCGCTCTCTATCCTCGCCGCCATTACCTATACCGTCGGCACGCGTCCTTACGGTTATATGGGGCTTGGCGATGTCTCTGTGCTGATTTTCTTCGGCTGGCTGAGCGTGCTCGGCAGCTGGTATCTCCAGGCTCACACGCTGATTGCGCCGGTCTGGCTGCCTGCGACCGCCTGCGGACTGCTGGCCGCGGCGGTGCTTAATATCAACAACCTGCGCGATATCGACAGCGATCGCCGCAACGGCAAAAACACGCTGGCGGTGCGCCTCGGCCCCGTCGTCGCCCGCCGTTACCACGTGGCGCTGTTAGTCGGCGCGCTGGTCTGTCTCGCCGTGTTTAATCTGCTGTGGCTGCACAGTCTCTGGGGCTGGCTGTTCCTGCTCGCTAGCCCGTTGCTGGCACGTCAGGCGCGTTTTGTGCTGCGCGAAACCGAGCCTGCGGCGATGCGCCCAATGCTTGAGCGCACGGTGAAAGCGGCGCTGCTGGTGAATCTGCTGTTTATCATCGGGCTTATCGTCAGCCAGCAGCTGCGTTAA
- the hslU gene encoding HslU--HslV peptidase ATPase subunit — MSEMTPREIVSELDKHIIGQDAAKRSVAIALRNRWRRMQLNEELRHEVTPKNILMIGPTGVGKTEIARRLAKLANAPFIKVEATKFTEVGYVGKEVDSIIRDLTDSAIKMVRMQSIEKNRYRAEEMAEERILDVLIPPAKNNWGQPEQQQEPSAARQAFRKKLREGELDDKEIEINLAAAPMGVEIMAPPGMEEMTSQLQSMFQNLGGQKQKPRKLKIKDAMKLLVEEEAAKLVNPEELKEQAIEAVEQHGIVFIDEIDKICKRGNVSGPDVSREGVQRDLLPLVEGCTVSTKHGMVKTDHILFIASGAFQVASPSDLIPELQGRLPIRVELQALTAEDFERILTEPNASVTVQYKALMETEGVHIEFTDDGIKRIAQAAWQVNETTENIGARRLHTVLERLMEDISYDASDLGGQTITIDADYVSKHLDALVADEDLSRFIL; from the coding sequence ATGTCTGAAATGACCCCACGCGAGATTGTCAGCGAACTCGACAAACACATTATCGGCCAGGACGCGGCGAAGCGTTCTGTTGCTATCGCGCTGCGTAACCGCTGGCGCCGTATGCAGCTTAACGAAGAGCTGCGTCATGAAGTGACCCCGAAAAACATCCTGATGATTGGCCCGACCGGCGTCGGTAAAACCGAAATCGCCCGTCGTCTGGCGAAACTCGCCAACGCGCCGTTCATCAAAGTGGAAGCGACGAAATTCACCGAAGTCGGTTATGTCGGTAAAGAAGTGGATTCCATCATCCGCGATCTGACCGATTCCGCCATTAAAATGGTGCGCATGCAGTCGATTGAGAAAAACCGCTACCGCGCCGAAGAGATGGCCGAAGAGCGCATTCTCGACGTGCTGATCCCGCCGGCTAAAAACAACTGGGGCCAGCCGGAGCAGCAGCAAGAGCCGTCCGCGGCGCGTCAGGCGTTTCGCAAAAAACTGCGTGAAGGCGAGCTCGACGACAAAGAGATTGAAATCAATCTGGCCGCGGCGCCGATGGGCGTCGAAATTATGGCGCCTCCGGGCATGGAAGAGATGACCAGCCAGCTGCAGTCTATGTTCCAGAACCTGGGCGGCCAGAAGCAAAAACCGCGCAAGCTGAAAATCAAAGACGCGATGAAACTGCTGGTGGAAGAAGAAGCCGCCAAACTGGTGAACCCGGAAGAGCTGAAAGAGCAGGCTATCGAAGCCGTTGAGCAGCACGGCATCGTGTTTATCGATGAGATCGATAAAATCTGTAAGCGCGGCAATGTCTCCGGCCCGGACGTTTCCCGCGAAGGCGTGCAGCGCGACCTGCTGCCGCTGGTGGAAGGCTGCACCGTCTCCACCAAACACGGCATGGTGAAAACCGACCACATCCTGTTTATCGCCTCCGGCGCGTTCCAGGTGGCGAGCCCGTCCGATCTGATCCCTGAACTGCAGGGCCGTCTGCCGATCCGCGTTGAGCTGCAGGCGCTAACCGCGGAAGATTTCGAGCGCATCCTGACCGAGCCGAACGCTTCTGTCACCGTGCAGTACAAAGCGCTGATGGAAACCGAAGGCGTGCATATTGAATTCACCGACGACGGCATTAAGCGCATCGCGCAGGCGGCGTGGCAGGTGAACGAAACCACGGAAAACATCGGCGCGCGCCGTCTGCATACGGTGCTTGAGCGTCTGATGGAAGATATCTCCTATGACGCGAGCGATCTGGGCGGCCAGACGATTACTATCGACGCGGATTATGTGAGCAAACACCTGGATGCGCTGGTCGCAGATGAAGATCTGAGCCGTTTTATCTTATAA
- the hslV gene encoding ATP-dependent protease subunit HslV encodes MTTIVSVRRNGQVVIGGDGQATLGNTVMKGNVKKVRRLYNDKVIAGFAGGTADAFTLFELFERKLEMHQGHLVKAAVELAKDWRTDRMLRRLEALLAVADENASLIITGNGDVVQPENDLIAIGSGGPYAQAAARALLENTELGARDIVEKSLGIAGDICIYTNHFLTIEELNSKA; translated from the coding sequence GTGACAACAATAGTAAGTGTGCGCCGCAACGGCCAGGTAGTGATCGGTGGCGACGGCCAGGCCACCCTGGGCAACACCGTAATGAAAGGCAACGTGAAAAAAGTCCGCCGTCTGTATAACGATAAAGTTATCGCGGGCTTCGCGGGCGGCACCGCCGACGCCTTTACCCTCTTCGAACTCTTCGAACGTAAACTCGAAATGCACCAGGGCCATCTGGTGAAAGCCGCCGTGGAACTGGCGAAAGACTGGCGTACCGACCGTATGCTGCGCCGCCTCGAAGCGCTGCTGGCGGTGGCCGACGAAAACGCCTCGCTGATTATTACCGGCAACGGTGACGTCGTGCAGCCGGAAAACGATCTGATCGCCATTGGCTCCGGCGGGCCTTACGCGCAGGCTGCGGCACGCGCGCTGCTGGAAAACACCGAGCTTGGCGCTCGTGACATCGTCGAGAAGTCGCTGGGGATTGCAGGCGATATCTGCATCTACACCAACCACTTCCTCACCATCGAAGAATTGAACTCCAAAGCGTAA
- the ftsN gene encoding cell division protein FtsN, with the protein MAQRDYVRRGQPTPARRKKTNTRKKQRNLPAVSPAMVAIAAAALVAFIGGLYFITHHKKEESETLPGHKVTGNGLPPKPEERWRYIKELESRQPGVLKPTEPSAGGEIMNQDQLTDEQRQLLDQMQADMRRQPTQLSEVPWNEQTPAQRQQTLQRQKQLQQQQQMQQWNNTAQQPVRTAPRVETPRTEAQRTETRYQQPQTRTVQTQQPARTTTQPAQPPRQQQTTNAPYQDLLQTPPHTTQRETAQSKPAQTAPVTRETEAAKPAEKKDERRWMVQCGSFKGTEQAETVRAQLAFEGFDSRITSNNGWNRVVIGPIKGKDNADGTLNRLKMAGHSNCIRLASGG; encoded by the coding sequence GTGGCACAACGAGATTATGTACGCCGCGGACAGCCGACGCCCGCGCGGCGCAAGAAAACCAACACCCGCAAAAAGCAACGTAACCTGCCTGCTGTTTCACCGGCGATGGTCGCTATCGCAGCGGCGGCGCTGGTCGCCTTTATTGGCGGTCTGTACTTTATTACGCATCATAAAAAAGAAGAGTCGGAAACTCTGCCGGGCCATAAAGTCACCGGCAACGGCCTGCCGCCCAAGCCTGAAGAGCGCTGGCGCTATATCAAAGAGCTGGAAAGCCGCCAGCCAGGCGTGCTGAAGCCGACCGAGCCATCCGCGGGTGGCGAAATCATGAATCAGGATCAACTGACCGACGAACAGCGTCAGTTGCTCGACCAGATGCAGGCGGATATGCGCCGTCAGCCGACGCAGCTTAGCGAAGTGCCGTGGAACGAACAGACCCCGGCGCAGCGTCAGCAGACGCTGCAACGCCAGAAGCAGCTTCAGCAACAGCAGCAGATGCAGCAGTGGAATAACACCGCGCAGCAGCCGGTACGCACCGCGCCGCGTGTGGAAACGCCGCGCACGGAAGCCCAGCGCACAGAAACGCGTTATCAGCAGCCGCAGACCCGCACCGTGCAGACGCAGCAGCCCGCGCGTACCACCACGCAGCCTGCTCAACCGCCGCGCCAGCAGCAGACAACCAACGCGCCGTATCAGGATCTGCTCCAGACGCCGCCGCATACCACGCAGCGTGAAACCGCCCAGAGCAAGCCCGCGCAAACCGCGCCGGTAACGCGCGAGACGGAAGCCGCGAAGCCCGCCGAGAAGAAAGACGAGCGCCGCTGGATGGTGCAGTGCGGTTCGTTTAAAGGCACCGAGCAGGCCGAAACCGTGCGCGCGCAGCTGGCGTTTGAAGGATTCGACTCGCGCATTACGTCCAACAATGGCTGGAACCGCGTGGTCATTGGCCCTATCAAAGGCAAAGACAACGCCGACGGCACGCTCAACCGCCTGAAGATGGCGGGTCACTCAAACTGCATTCGTCTCGCCTCCGGGGGTTGA
- the cytR gene encoding DNA-binding transcriptional regulator CytR, with the protein MKSRKQVAAATMKDVAVRARVSTATVSRALMNPEKVSQATRNRVEQAAIDVGYLPGSLNRNLKRNESRTILVIVPDICDPFFSEIIRGIEVTAADQGYLVLIGDCAHQNQQEKTFIDLIITKQIDGMLLLGSRLPFDASKEEQRNLPPMVMANEFAPELELPTVHIDNLTAAFNAVNYLHELGHQRIACIAGPEEMPLCHYRLQGYVQALRRSGMTVDPHYIARGDFTYEAGANALEQLLSLPQPPTAIFCHSDVMALGALSMAKRRGFRVPDDLSIIGFDNIALAEFCDPPLTTVAQPRFDIGREAMLLLLSQLNGHTVSSGSRLLDCELVLRGTTRAPKPRN; encoded by the coding sequence GTGAAGTCCAGAAAGCAGGTTGCTGCTGCAACCATGAAAGATGTCGCCGTTCGTGCCAGGGTTTCAACGGCGACGGTATCCCGTGCGTTAATGAATCCCGAGAAAGTCTCACAGGCCACCCGCAACCGTGTGGAGCAGGCCGCCATTGACGTGGGTTATCTGCCCGGTTCGCTCAACCGCAACCTGAAGCGCAACGAATCGCGCACCATTCTGGTGATTGTCCCGGACATCTGCGATCCTTTTTTCAGCGAAATCATTCGCGGCATAGAAGTCACCGCGGCGGACCAGGGCTATCTGGTGCTGATTGGCGACTGCGCGCACCAGAATCAGCAGGAAAAAACCTTCATCGACCTCATCATCACCAAGCAGATAGACGGCATGCTGCTGTTGGGCTCGCGCCTGCCGTTTGACGCCAGCAAAGAAGAGCAGCGCAATCTGCCGCCCATGGTCATGGCGAACGAATTCGCGCCGGAACTGGAACTGCCGACGGTGCATATCGACAACCTCACCGCCGCGTTCAACGCCGTCAATTATCTGCATGAGCTGGGGCATCAGCGGATCGCCTGTATCGCCGGGCCGGAAGAGATGCCGCTGTGCCATTATCGTCTGCAGGGCTACGTTCAGGCGCTGCGCCGCAGCGGTATGACGGTCGATCCGCACTATATCGCCCGCGGCGATTTTACCTATGAAGCGGGCGCGAACGCGCTGGAACAGCTGCTAAGCCTGCCGCAACCGCCGACGGCGATTTTCTGCCACAGCGACGTGATGGCGCTCGGCGCGTTGTCGATGGCGAAACGCCGCGGCTTTCGCGTGCCTGACGATCTCTCTATTATTGGCTTTGATAACATTGCGTTAGCCGAGTTTTGCGATCCGCCGCTCACCACCGTGGCGCAGCCGCGTTTTGATATTGGTCGGGAAGCGATGCTGCTGTTGCTCAGCCAGCTCAACGGACACACCGTCAGCAGCGGCTCGCGTCTGCTGGACTGCGAACTGGTGCTGCGCGGCACCACGCGCGCGCCGAAGCCGCGAAATTAA
- a CDS encoding IS1-like element IS1B family transposase (programmed frameshift), which yields MASVSISCPSCSATDGVVRNGKSTAGHQRYLCSHCRKTWQLQFTYTASQPGTHQKIIDMAMNGVGCRATARIMGVGLNTIFRHFKKLRPQSVTSRIQPGSDVIVCAEMDEQWGYVGAKSRQRWLFYAYDRLRKTVVAHVFGERTMATLGRLMSLLSPFDVVIWMTDGWPLYESRLKGKLHVISKRYTQRIERHNLNLRQHLARLGRKSLSFSKSVELHDKVIGHYLNIKHYQ from the exons GTGGCTTCTGTTTCTATCAGCTGTCCCTCCTGTTCAGCTACTGACGGGGTGGTGCGTAACGGCAAAAGCACCGCCGGACATCAGCGCTATCTCTGCTCTCACTGCCGTAAAACATGGCAACTGCAGTTCACTTACACCGCTTCTCAACCCGGTACGCACCAGAAAATCATTGATATGGCCATGAATGGCGTTGGATGCCGGGCAACCGCCCGCATTATGGGCGTTGGCCTCAACACGATTTTCCGCCATT TTAAAAAACTCAGGCCGCAGTCGGTAACCTCGCGCATACAGCCGGGCAGTGACGTCATCGTCTGCGCGGAAATGGACGAACAGTGGGGATACGTCGGGGCTAAATCGCGCCAGCGCTGGCTGTTTTACGCGTATGACAGGCTCCGGAAGACGGTTGTTGCGCACGTATTCGGTGAACGCACTATGGCGACGCTGGGGCGTCTTATGAGCCTGCTGTCACCCTTTGACGTGGTGATATGGATGACGGATGGCTGGCCGCTGTATGAATCCCGCCTGAAGGGAAAGCTGCACGTAATCAGCAAGCGATATACGCAGCGAATTGAGCGGCATAACCTGAATCTGAGGCAGCACCTGGCACGGCTGGGACGGAAGTCGCTGTCGTTCTCAAAATCGGTGGAGCTGCATGACAAAGTCATCGGGCATTATCTGAACATAAAACACTATCAATAA
- a CDS encoding SMI1 / KNR4, which yields MNTDFFKLNKIFRLDAYTEASEKKDIDALKAYFKGVNIPEDYLNFINQMSEAEILVLDEVYLRIWGAKGCLEINKEHHVQKYIPKSFAIGDDEGGQIIFYAEGNKGYGLYKVGFGNLDINDAEFIAPSLRSLLIDGVGAEILV from the coding sequence ATGAATACCGATTTTTTCAAGCTTAATAAAATTTTCAGATTAGATGCATATACTGAAGCATCAGAAAAAAAAGATATTGACGCTCTTAAAGCATACTTTAAAGGCGTTAATATTCCTGAGGATTACCTGAACTTCATTAATCAAATGTCTGAGGCTGAGATTCTTGTCTTAGATGAGGTTTATTTACGTATTTGGGGCGCTAAAGGATGTTTGGAAATTAACAAAGAGCATCATGTTCAAAAATATATTCCTAAATCCTTCGCAATAGGAGATGATGAAGGTGGTCAGATTATATTTTATGCTGAAGGAAATAAGGGATATGGTCTCTACAAAGTTGGCTTCGGCAATTTGGATATAAACGATGCAGAGTTCATCGCTCCCTCTTTGCGTAGTCTTTTGATAGATGGTGTCGGGGCTGAGATTTTAGTTTAA